TCGATGAATTTTTCGTGATTCATCGTTATAATAATGATACTTACAAGAGGATTGTTTTCCATTTATTCAAAGCTATTCATTGCATCAATAATATAAGTTACTGATTCTTCATCTAAAACAGGACTTATTGGAAGACTCAAAACTTCGTCGCTTAATTGTTCGGTAATTGGGTATTTGAGGTGGTTGTATTCGGGGTAGCATTTTTGTAAATGTGGCGGAATAGGATAGTGAATTAATGTTTGAATTCCTTTATCTGCTAAATATTTTTGTAATCTGTCTCTTTCTGCGCTCCTAATTATATATAAGTGCCAAACATGTTCCAAATCGTTCTCTTTTGTGGAAGGTAAAATAATTTTAAAATTGATTATTTCGTTGGAATATCTTTCTGAAATCTGTCTTCTTCTATTGTTTTCTTGATCAATATATTTTAGCTTTATATTTAATACACTTGCTTGAATTTCATCGAGTCTAGAGTTTAATCCTTTATAAATATTAACATATTTTTCGTTTGATCCATAATTAGCAATTGCTTTTATTGCAGACGCCAACTCATCATCATTTGTTGAAACCGCTCCTCCGTCTCCTAAAGCGCCTAAATTTTTTCCGGGATAAAAGCTAAATCCTGATGCGTCTCCAAGATTACCTGTTTTAACTCCTTTGTAAATAGCTCCAATTGCTTGAGCATTATCTTCAATCAATTTAAGATTATGTTTCTTTACAATTTCTGAAAGTTTGTTATTATAAGCTATTTTACCATATAGATGAACGGTCATAATAGCCTTAGTTCGTAAAGTTATGTATTGGTCTATTTTATCAATATCAATATTTTGAGTATTAATATCCGGCTCTACAAAAACAGGTATAAGATTATTATCTGAAATTGCTAAAACAGAGGCAATATAAGTATTTGCAGGAACAATAATCTCGTCACCTTCCTTAAATGTTCCTAATTCTATATAAGCTCTAATGATTAATCTGAGAGCATCAAGACCATTTGCTACTCCTATAATGTGTTTTGATCCTATATATTGTGCAAGATTTTTTTCGAAACTTTTTGTTTCATTACCTTGAAGATACCATCCGCTACGGAATGTTTTTAGCAAATTGTATTCAATTTCTTCTTGGTGAAGTAGATTAATTTTTTGTAGGTCAAGAAATTTAATTTCCATAAATGGTAAAGTATTTGGTTTTCTTAATAATTTTTTTTTGTTTTATTTGCTCAAGAGTAAATGAACTTTTATAGAATCCTTCTTTGTAATAACTTTGTTGGTTATCTACAGCAATAATATTAGTTTTTAATTTTTTTAAATCCGTTTTCCAGCTAGGATATTCTACATCCATTTCCCAAGATGCCCGATTATGAAATCTTGTATTGATGATGTCTAAAATAGGAGATCCAGGTAAAAAAATAATTTCTTTGTATTCTTTACTTATTTGCTGGGCTTCTAAAATGTAAAAATACTCATTTTCTGAAATAAGTAATCCTGATACCGATCTGATA
The sequence above is a segment of the Chryseobacterium turcicum genome. Coding sequences within it:
- a CDS encoding DegT/DnrJ/EryC1/StrS family aminotransferase, with amino-acid sequence MEIKFLDLQKINLLHQEEIEYNLLKTFRSGWYLQGNETKSFEKNLAQYIGSKHIIGVANGLDALRLIIRAYIELGTFKEGDEIIVPANTYIASVLAISDNNLIPVFVEPDINTQNIDIDKIDQYITLRTKAIMTVHLYGKIAYNNKLSEIVKKHNLKLIEDNAQAIGAIYKGVKTGNLGDASGFSFYPGKNLGALGDGGAVSTNDDELASAIKAIANYGSNEKYVNIYKGLNSRLDEIQASVLNIKLKYIDQENNRRRQISERYSNEIINFKIILPSTKENDLEHVWHLYIIRSAERDRLQKYLADKGIQTLIHYPIPPHLQKCYPEYNHLKYPITEQLSDEVLSLPISPVLDEESVTYIIDAMNSFE